A window of Streptomyces profundus genomic DNA:
GACCGCCACCGAGCGGCTGCGTCAGCGGGCGGACCCGCCCGAGGTGATGATGCTCACCACCTTCCACGCCGACGAGCACGTGCTGCGGGCCCTGCGCGCCGGAGCCGCCGGCTATGTCCTCAAGGACACGCCGCCGGCGGAGATCGTCGACGCGGTCCGCCGGGTGGCGAGCGGCGACCCGGTGCTCTCCGGCGCCGTCATCCAACGGCTGATCGCCCAGGTCGCGGGGCCGGGCCGGCGGCTGCGCCAGGCCCGCCGCCGTCTTGAGGCACTCCCCGAGCGGGAACGGGCGGTGGCGCTGCTCGTCGGTCAGGGCAAGTCCAACGCCGAGATCGCCGCCGAGCTGTACCTGTCGCTGCCGACCGTCAAGACCCATGTCTCCCGCCTGCTGACCAAGCTCGACCTCAACAACCGTGTCCAGATCGCCCTGTTGGTACACGACGCACGACTGCTGGAGCGGTAGGCGCCGACCGTGCCGCTTCCGCGAAGCCCCACCGGACCCGCGTCCTCCCGGACGTCGTCCGGGAGCCCACCAGGGCGATCCTTCGCGTGGCGAATGGCACGGACCTCCCTGCGGCGCCTCCCGGCCGCCAGGCCGGGGAGCGGCGGGCCTGTCCGCCGCGCCTGCACGGACACGGCCCGGCCGCCGGCAGGCTAGGGCTTTCTGGCGACCGCGCCGTACATGCCGATGTCCTCGTC
This region includes:
- a CDS encoding response regulator transcription factor — encoded protein: MTIRVLLVDDDALVRSGLRLMLGAAPDLAVVGEATDGREVPSLVAELAPDVVLMDIRMPGLDGLTATERLRQRADPPEVMMLTTFHADEHVLRALRAGAAGYVLKDTPPAEIVDAVRRVASGDPVLSGAVIQRLIAQVAGPGRRLRQARRRLEALPERERAVALLVGQGKSNAEIAAELYLSLPTVKTHVSRLLTKLDLNNRVQIALLVHDARLLER